The following coding sequences lie in one Treponema socranskii subsp. buccale genomic window:
- the pyrH gene encoding UMP kinase: MTTKILSVGGSIIAPDKPDTEFLNNFIAMARSWLGAENDRRLIFVAGGGAPARVYQKAYGDVLEKSGGNIQNDAADRIGIMATRLNAELLKACCADLCRNEVVCDPTAAISFSGKILVASGWKPGFSTDNDAVLLAEKFGADTVVNLSNIEKVYTDDPRHNPDAKPIDEIRWKDFRKIVGDAWTPGKNVPFDPVASKKAEELSLAVICASGKNIENIKNILDGKNFIGTKIAG; encoded by the coding sequence ATGACAACCAAAATCCTTTCGGTCGGAGGTTCCATCATTGCCCCCGACAAACCCGATACCGAATTCTTAAACAATTTTATTGCGATGGCGCGCAGTTGGCTCGGCGCGGAAAATGACCGTCGTCTCATCTTCGTTGCAGGCGGAGGAGCTCCGGCGCGCGTTTATCAAAAAGCATACGGCGATGTGCTTGAAAAATCCGGCGGAAACATACAAAACGATGCGGCCGATCGGATCGGCATTATGGCGACGCGGCTCAATGCGGAGCTTTTAAAAGCCTGCTGCGCCGATCTGTGCCGGAATGAAGTCGTCTGCGATCCTACGGCGGCTATTTCGTTCAGCGGAAAAATCCTCGTCGCTTCGGGATGGAAGCCCGGATTTTCGACGGACAACGACGCGGTTCTCCTTGCCGAAAAATTCGGTGCGGATACGGTCGTCAATCTTTCGAATATAGAAAAAGTGTATACCGACGACCCTCGTCATAATCCCGACGCAAAACCGATCGATGAAATTCGCTGGAAAGATTTCCGTAAAATCGTAGGCGATGCGTGGACACCGGGAAAAAACGTTCCCTTCGATCCCGTCGCAAGCAAAAAAGCCGAAGAGCTTTCACTTGCGGTCATCTGCGCATCGGGAAAAAATATTGAAAATATAAAAAATATTCTCGACGGTAAGAATTTTATCGGAACGAAGATCGCGGGATAA
- a CDS encoding threonine synthase — MRFTSTRDKSRTVGFAEAVLHCMPKDGGLYVPSDTEDLRRWILYTDKTTSFASVAGALTSAFIKDEFSPIICEAIATKAFPFEPAVRRLDDTHFMLELFHGPSGCHRDFGIAYLTACLETILQMRDSSATILAVTRCETGAVLAQELRGKKRVKAVVVCPKGNVYGMEESDYCWNGGNIYPVEIEGNEDDCRNFVRSIFADRDFSEAHRLTVANTANIGRLLPQAFFYPFAFSRLKDEVPGDMYYALAPGNYSNIVAGLYSWRFALPLNGFFIPATDALTVNAAGDCIVLDSVVPYAERMPADPTDPSNIERLEEVFSANKLMMRNFVYPVKLTDKMVDDAVKELFVKYGIFADRHTGRAYAAAKVKADMSSEDEGAVIIIARDHPCLSSDYIRRTTGEAPCIPERIASVLKPSRIGKPVISSEAELRSIIAGIG, encoded by the coding sequence ATGCGATTTACGAGTACACGAGATAAATCCCGTACCGTCGGCTTTGCGGAAGCCGTCCTGCACTGCATGCCGAAAGACGGCGGGCTTTATGTGCCTTCGGATACGGAAGACTTGCGGCGTTGGATACTCTATACCGACAAAACGACGTCGTTTGCGTCCGTCGCGGGCGCGCTCACGTCCGCTTTTATCAAAGACGAATTCAGTCCCATCATCTGCGAAGCGATCGCGACAAAAGCTTTTCCGTTCGAACCCGCCGTCCGCCGCCTCGACGATACTCATTTTATGCTCGAACTCTTTCACGGGCCTTCCGGTTGTCACCGCGATTTCGGCATCGCATATCTTACCGCCTGTCTCGAAACGATTCTGCAGATGAGAGACAGCAGCGCGACGATTTTGGCGGTAACGCGCTGTGAAACCGGCGCCGTCCTTGCACAGGAACTGCGCGGTAAAAAGCGCGTCAAAGCCGTTGTCGTCTGTCCGAAAGGAAACGTATACGGTATGGAGGAAAGCGATTATTGCTGGAACGGCGGCAATATCTACCCTGTGGAAATCGAAGGAAATGAAGACGACTGCCGAAACTTTGTGCGCAGTATTTTCGCCGACAGGGATTTTTCCGAAGCGCATCGCCTGACAGTTGCGAATACCGCAAATATCGGGCGGCTTTTACCGCAGGCGTTTTTTTATCCGTTTGCGTTTTCGCGTTTGAAAGACGAAGTGCCAGGCGATATGTACTACGCGCTCGCGCCGGGCAATTACAGCAATATCGTCGCGGGTTTGTACAGCTGGCGTTTTGCACTGCCTTTAAACGGCTTTTTTATTCCCGCAACCGATGCGCTCACCGTCAATGCGGCGGGCGACTGCATCGTGCTGGATTCGGTTGTCCCGTATGCCGAGCGCATGCCTGCCGATCCGACCGATCCGTCTAATATCGAGCGGCTCGAAGAAGTGTTTTCCGCCAATAAGCTCATGATGCGCAATTTCGTATATCCGGTAAAACTCACCGACAAGATGGTAGACGATGCGGTAAAAGAGCTTTTCGTAAAATACGGTATTTTCGCCGACCGGCACACAGGACGCGCCTATGCTGCGGCAAAAGTGAAAGCCGATATGTCGTCGGAAGACGAAGGCGCCGTCATTATCATTGCGCGCGATCATCCTTGTCTTTCGTCCGATTATATCCGCAGGACGACGGGCGAAGCGCCTTGCATACCCGAACGAATCGCATCGGTTTTAAAACCTTCCCGTATCGGAAAGCCCGTGATTTCATCGGAAGCAGAACTGCGCAGTATAATCGCCGGTATCGGCTGA